The following are from one region of the Desmospora profundinema genome:
- a CDS encoding Na/Pi cotransporter family protein produces the protein MKEIVIPFATGLAIFFFGMQLLRIGLEQAAKEKLRSLLLRFTKTPARGLVTGTIATALFQSSSAVTVLTIGFVNAGMISFAQTVGIILGTNIGTTVTTEILALKVEDFAIPFMLSGAICYLIPWKGTQTTGLVLGGFGCIFLGMEAMQWIAEPLKNRGWFGWMMDIADERLWLAILAGILVTAVVQSSSAVIAMTMGFFATGLINLPFAIAIILGSNAGTCITGFLASIGTNRGAKKVALANLILNIGGILLFAPLIGWMAYLAPLLSSHPAAQVAHIQTLYNVICSLLLLPFAGAFAAFVDRLLPEISS, from the coding sequence ATGAAAGAAATCGTCATCCCTTTTGCAACGGGACTGGCTATCTTTTTCTTCGGAATGCAACTGTTACGAATCGGATTGGAACAAGCCGCCAAGGAGAAGTTGAGGTCCCTGTTGCTTCGATTTACGAAAACGCCTGCCCGCGGGCTAGTGACGGGGACCATTGCGACTGCTCTGTTCCAGAGCAGCAGCGCGGTCACCGTTTTGACGATCGGTTTTGTCAATGCCGGCATGATCAGCTTTGCACAGACAGTGGGTATCATTTTGGGCACCAACATCGGAACCACGGTCACCACCGAGATCTTAGCTCTAAAAGTGGAGGATTTTGCCATACCATTCATGCTGTCGGGCGCAATCTGTTATTTAATCCCCTGGAAAGGGACACAGACGACTGGTTTGGTGTTGGGTGGGTTTGGCTGTATTTTTTTGGGGATGGAAGCGATGCAGTGGATTGCGGAACCTTTGAAGAACCGGGGTTGGTTTGGATGGATGATGGATATCGCCGATGAGCGTCTGTGGTTAGCGATCCTGGCCGGCATACTCGTAACGGCCGTCGTTCAAAGCAGCAGCGCCGTCATCGCCATGACCATGGGCTTTTTCGCCACAGGACTCATCAACTTGCCCTTTGCGATCGCCATTATCTTAGGAAGCAACGCCGGCACCTGCATCACCGGTTTCCTGGCTTCCATCGGAACCAACCGGGGAGCCAAAAAAGTGGCACTGGCAAACTTGATCCTCAATATCGGCGGCATTCTGTTATTCGCCCCCCTGATTGGCTGGATGGCCTACTTGGCTCCGCTGTTGTCCAGTCACCCCGCCGCTCAGGTGGCTCATATCCAAACGCTGTACAATGTAATCTGCTCCCTCCTCCTTCTCCCTTTCGCCGGAGCGTTTGCCGCATTTGTGGATCGGTTATTGCCGGAGATCTCCTCTTAA
- the deoC gene encoding deoxyribose-phosphate aldolase, whose product MNTRELASLIDHTLLKPEATADQIDRLCEEAAEHHFASVCVNPYWVARSAEKLKGTDVKVCTVVGFPLGASHSVVKAAETKQAIRDGAGEIDMVMNIGALKSGDTDTVRQDIAAVVKAADGVLVKVILETGLLSEDEIRTASEQAKEAGAHFVKTSTGFGYGGATVEAVALMRQTVGPKMGVKASGGVRDRQTAKAMVQAGATRIGASASVAIVTGGTGSSEY is encoded by the coding sequence TTGAATACTCGGGAATTGGCATCTTTGATTGACCATACCTTGTTGAAACCGGAGGCGACCGCCGATCAAATCGATCGGTTGTGTGAGGAAGCGGCGGAGCATCACTTTGCCTCTGTGTGCGTTAACCCCTACTGGGTGGCCCGGTCTGCGGAAAAGCTGAAGGGAACCGATGTCAAGGTCTGCACGGTGGTGGGCTTCCCCTTGGGTGCTTCCCATTCCGTAGTAAAGGCGGCGGAAACCAAGCAGGCCATCCGTGACGGGGCGGGGGAAATCGATATGGTGATGAATATCGGTGCTCTGAAATCCGGAGATACGGACACGGTCCGACAGGACATCGCTGCTGTCGTAAAAGCGGCCGACGGGGTTTTGGTCAAAGTAATCCTGGAGACGGGCCTCTTGTCCGAAGACGAGATTCGCACGGCATCGGAGCAAGCCAAGGAAGCGGGCGCCCACTTTGTCAAAACTTCCACCGGATTCGGTTATGGGGGTGCCACCGTGGAAGCAGTCGCCCTGATGAGGCAAACCGTCGGACCAAAGATGGGGGTGAAAGCCTCCGGAGGCGTTCGCGACCGACAGACGGCGAAAGCGATGGTGCAGGCCGGCGCCACCCGCATTGGGGCCAGTGCCAGTGTAGCCATCGTGACTGGTGGCACGGGGAGCAGTGAGTATTAA
- the mtaB gene encoding tRNA (N(6)-L-threonylcarbamoyladenosine(37)-C(2))-methylthiotransferase MtaB, with protein sequence MSTVAFHTLGCKVNAYETEAIWQLFQRHGYDKVEFDQQADVYVINTCTVTNTGDRKSRQMIRRAVRQNPEAVVAVTGCYAQTSPGEILEIPGVDVVVGTQGREKLLDYIEEHRQTRQPVNAVRNIMKAREFEELDVPTFSERTRASLKIQEGCNNFCTFCIIPWARGLLRSRKPESVLKQARQLVAAGYKEIVLTGIHTGGYGEDMDDYKLADLLWDLDRVEGLKRIRISSIEASQIDERVIEVLNRSDKMCRHLHIPLQAGDDAVLKRMRRRYTVDEYRRKVEHLHEAMPQVAITTDVIVGFPGETDERFENGFRLIEELQFSELHVFPYSKRTGTPAARMEDQVDPDVKQERVQRLIQLSNRLSRNYASQFKGDVLEVIPEGPYKEEPDSGLFMGYSDNYLQVVFPGNENLIGKVCRVRLDEPGSDINRGTFVRVVDEVPRPSKAV encoded by the coding sequence GTGAGCACGGTGGCATTCCATACATTGGGATGTAAAGTGAACGCTTATGAAACAGAAGCGATCTGGCAACTGTTTCAACGGCATGGTTACGATAAAGTGGAATTTGACCAGCAGGCGGATGTCTATGTCATCAATACATGCACCGTGACCAACACCGGGGATCGAAAGAGCCGCCAGATGATCCGACGGGCGGTTCGCCAAAACCCGGAAGCGGTGGTGGCGGTGACCGGCTGTTACGCCCAAACGTCTCCGGGAGAGATTCTTGAAATCCCTGGTGTGGATGTAGTAGTAGGGACCCAGGGTCGGGAGAAACTGCTGGATTACATTGAGGAGCACCGGCAGACCCGTCAACCGGTCAACGCGGTCCGAAACATTATGAAAGCACGAGAGTTTGAGGAGTTGGATGTTCCCACCTTCTCTGAGCGCACACGGGCTTCCCTGAAGATCCAGGAAGGGTGCAACAACTTCTGCACCTTCTGCATCATTCCCTGGGCACGAGGACTGTTGCGAAGCCGAAAACCCGAGAGCGTTTTGAAGCAGGCTCGGCAGCTGGTTGCTGCCGGTTATAAAGAAATCGTGCTGACGGGGATTCACACCGGCGGTTATGGTGAGGACATGGACGATTACAAATTGGCCGATCTGTTGTGGGATCTGGACCGGGTGGAAGGGCTGAAACGGATTCGGATCAGCTCCATTGAGGCCAGCCAGATCGATGAGCGGGTGATCGAGGTTCTCAACCGCTCCGACAAGATGTGCCGTCACTTGCACATTCCTCTGCAAGCGGGTGACGACGCCGTTCTAAAACGGATGCGTCGCCGTTACACGGTGGACGAATACCGTCGCAAGGTGGAACACCTTCACGAAGCCATGCCTCAAGTGGCCATCACCACGGACGTAATCGTGGGCTTTCCCGGGGAAACCGATGAGCGGTTTGAGAACGGCTTTCGACTGATCGAGGAGCTTCAATTCTCTGAGCTTCATGTCTTCCCTTACTCCAAGCGGACTGGAACCCCCGCGGCGCGCATGGAGGATCAGGTGGATCCCGATGTGAAACAGGAACGGGTGCAGCGTCTAATCCAACTGTCCAACCGTTTGTCCCGGAACTATGCGTCTCAATTTAAAGGAGACGTCTTGGAAGTGATCCCGGAAGGTCCCTATAAAGAAGAGCCGGATAGCGGGTTGTTTATGGGGTATTCCGATAACTACCTGCAAGTCGTCTTTCCCGGCAACGAAAATCTGATTGGAAAGGTATGCCGGGTTCGTTTGGATGAACCGGGATCCGATATCAACCGTGGCACCTTTGTTCGTGTTGTGGACGAAGTTCCCCGTCCCTCCAAGGCGGTATGA
- a CDS encoding 16S rRNA (uracil(1498)-N(3))-methyltransferase: MQRYFVNPRQWDGDQILVEGDDVHHMTRVMRMRPGDRVVCCDGEGTDLLAVLEDVKGDRVLLRVLERTPSRGEPAVAVTVAQALPKGDKWEWVLQKGTELGAASFLPVLSDRSVVKLDGKKADKKRERWQKIIKEAAEQSHRGCVPPVQPVVDWDGLMQAFSVCDRVIFAYEKGGVPLNQALADGPFQSLMIVVGPEGGFTSEEAEQARTAGALPVSLGPRILRSETAPLALLSCILYSHGEMGGEPL, from the coding sequence ATGCAACGTTATTTTGTCAACCCCCGACAATGGGATGGAGATCAAATCCTGGTCGAGGGAGACGATGTTCATCATATGACTCGCGTGATGCGGATGCGCCCCGGGGATCGGGTCGTCTGCTGTGACGGAGAAGGGACGGATCTCCTGGCCGTATTGGAAGATGTAAAGGGAGATCGGGTCCTTTTGCGCGTCTTGGAACGGACTCCGTCCAGGGGGGAGCCGGCGGTGGCGGTAACCGTGGCCCAGGCGTTGCCCAAGGGCGACAAATGGGAGTGGGTCCTGCAAAAGGGAACGGAGTTGGGCGCCGCCTCCTTTTTGCCCGTCTTATCGGACCGTTCCGTGGTGAAACTGGACGGGAAAAAAGCGGACAAGAAGCGGGAGCGGTGGCAAAAAATCATCAAAGAGGCGGCGGAACAATCGCACCGTGGCTGTGTTCCCCCCGTTCAACCAGTGGTGGATTGGGATGGGTTGATGCAGGCTTTTTCCGTCTGCGATCGGGTGATATTCGCCTATGAAAAAGGAGGCGTACCCCTGAACCAAGCGTTGGCGGATGGCCCGTTCCAGAGCTTGATGATCGTGGTGGGGCCCGAAGGCGGGTTTACATCGGAAGAAGCGGAACAGGCACGGACGGCTGGCGCTCTCCCTGTTTCGTTGGGACCACGGATTCTTCGGTCCGAAACGGCTCCGTTGGCGTTGTTGTCTTGTATTCTATATTCACATGGAGAGATGGGAGGTGAGCCACTGTGA
- the prmA gene encoding 50S ribosomal protein L11 methyltransferase, which translates to MDWIEVRVHVGADAEEAVCHLLETHGAEGCAIYDSALLHREWNTPFGEWYTLSSEDYPEEGVWITAYFPESVYQDEWAKRLEQQIRDLARFGLNPLPGRVVTRRLAEESWAEAWKAYYKPTRITSRLTVKPRWETYHPESPDEAVIELDPGMAFGTGTHPTTILSMKLMERWMKPGWRVVDVGCGSGILSIAAAKLGASSVTALDLDPVAVEKARENIAINEVDDQITVQKSDLLQGYHGRAHLIVANILAEIIVPLIPDLTRVMEREGIFLASGIIKQKEETVTDGLSEQGFHVMEMIREGDWVALAART; encoded by the coding sequence GTGGATTGGATCGAGGTGCGCGTTCATGTGGGAGCCGACGCGGAAGAAGCGGTATGTCACCTCCTGGAAACGCATGGTGCCGAGGGATGTGCCATCTATGATTCGGCCCTGTTACACAGGGAATGGAATACTCCTTTTGGCGAGTGGTATACTCTTTCGTCAGAGGATTACCCTGAAGAAGGGGTGTGGATTACCGCCTACTTCCCGGAATCCGTGTATCAGGATGAATGGGCGAAAAGGTTGGAACAACAAATCCGCGATTTGGCCCGTTTCGGCCTCAATCCGCTACCGGGGCGGGTGGTAACCCGCCGATTGGCGGAGGAATCCTGGGCGGAAGCGTGGAAAGCTTACTACAAGCCGACCCGTATTACTTCCCGGTTGACTGTAAAACCCCGGTGGGAGACGTATCATCCGGAATCTCCCGATGAAGCGGTGATTGAGCTGGATCCCGGGATGGCTTTCGGAACGGGAACGCATCCCACCACCATCCTTAGCATGAAGTTGATGGAACGTTGGATGAAACCTGGATGGCGAGTGGTGGATGTGGGCTGTGGCAGTGGCATCTTGTCCATCGCCGCCGCCAAGTTGGGAGCTTCATCGGTAACCGCTTTGGATTTGGATCCGGTGGCAGTGGAAAAAGCGCGTGAAAATATCGCCATCAACGAAGTCGACGATCAGATCACCGTTCAAAAGAGCGATCTTCTTCAGGGCTATCACGGTCGTGCTCATTTGATCGTGGCCAACATCTTGGCGGAAATCATCGTGCCGTTGATTCCCGATTTAACGCGGGTGATGGAGCGTGAGGGCATCTTCCTCGCTTCCGGGATCATTAAGCAAAAAGAGGAAACGGTGACAGATGGTTTGTCCGAACAGGGATTCCACGTGATGGAAATGATTCGCGAGGGTGACTGGGTGGCTCTGGCCGCCCGAACATGA
- the dnaJ gene encoding molecular chaperone DnaJ, producing the protein MSKRDYYKVLGVNRDASPEEIRKAYRKLARQYHPDVNKSPDAEQKFKEATEAYEVLRDSGKRANYDRFGTADPGAAGAGFDGATGGADFGFNDIFDMFFGGRRANPNAPRQGADLEYRLTVSFKDAVFGKDMELTIPRTETCSTCHGNGAKPGTHPETCSECRGTGQSESIQSTPFGRIVNKRICQQCGGTGNIIREKCGDCKGSGKVKKRKKIQVNIPPGIDEGKQLRIAGEGEPGVNGGPPGDLYILIQIKRHDFFKRSGDDITCELPITFVQAGLGDEVVVPTLDGKKAKMKIPAGTQTGAEFRLRGKGVPRLYGNGQGDQRVKVKVVTPTNMTEEQKQTLREFGQLSGDYISEQNNSFFDKMKRAFTSD; encoded by the coding sequence GTGAGCAAGCGAGATTATTACAAGGTATTGGGCGTCAACCGGGATGCCAGTCCGGAAGAGATCCGAAAAGCCTATCGGAAATTAGCGCGCCAGTATCACCCAGATGTCAATAAATCACCGGATGCGGAACAGAAGTTCAAAGAAGCGACAGAAGCGTACGAAGTCCTTCGGGATTCCGGAAAGCGAGCCAATTATGACCGATTTGGCACGGCAGATCCCGGAGCCGCCGGTGCCGGCTTTGATGGGGCGACCGGTGGCGCTGATTTCGGATTTAATGATATCTTTGATATGTTTTTCGGGGGCAGACGAGCCAACCCCAATGCTCCGCGCCAGGGAGCCGACTTGGAGTACCGTCTGACGGTCAGCTTTAAAGATGCCGTTTTCGGCAAAGATATGGAACTGACCATTCCCCGTACGGAGACTTGTAGCACCTGTCATGGCAATGGTGCCAAACCGGGTACCCATCCGGAAACGTGTTCGGAATGTCGGGGAACCGGTCAATCCGAGAGCATTCAATCGACCCCCTTCGGCCGGATTGTCAATAAGCGGATCTGTCAGCAATGCGGGGGCACAGGCAACATCATTCGGGAGAAGTGCGGCGATTGCAAGGGCAGCGGTAAAGTGAAAAAACGCAAGAAAATACAAGTCAACATTCCGCCGGGGATCGATGAAGGAAAACAGCTGCGCATTGCCGGCGAAGGGGAACCCGGTGTCAATGGCGGTCCTCCTGGGGACTTGTACATCCTGATCCAGATCAAACGCCATGATTTCTTCAAGCGATCCGGAGATGACATTACGTGTGAACTTCCCATCACCTTTGTCCAGGCCGGATTGGGAGATGAAGTGGTGGTTCCCACTTTGGATGGAAAAAAAGCCAAAATGAAGATTCCCGCCGGGACCCAGACCGGGGCGGAGTTCCGTCTCCGGGGCAAGGGAGTCCCCCGCTTGTACGGCAATGGACAGGGGGATCAGCGGGTCAAGGTGAAGGTGGTCACCCCCACGAACATGACTGAAGAGCAAAAGCAGACTCTGCGTGAATTCGGTCAGTTAAGCGGGGACTACATCTCCGAACAGAACAACAGTTTTTTTGATAAGATGAAACGGGCTTTCACCAGTGATTGA
- the dnaK gene encoding molecular chaperone DnaK — MGKVIGIDLGTTNSCVAFMEGSEPTVIPNAEGGRTTPSVVGFSKTGERLVGDAAKRQAITNPDRTVSSIKRHIGTAYKERIGDKAYTPQEISAMILQKLKADAESYLGETVSQAVITVPAYFNDSQRQATKDAGKIAGLEVLRIINEPTAAALAYGIDKKDQEQTILVFDLGGGTFDVSILELGDGLFEVKATSGDNKLGGDDFDQVVIDYLVQEFKKEHGIDISHDKMAMQRLKDAAEKAKKDLSGVLTTDIHLPFLTADATGPKNLELTLTRAKFEELTAELVERTMRPTRRALQDAGMQAGDIDRVILVGGSTRIPAVQEAIKKLTGKDPSKGVNPDEVVAMGAAIQAGVLSEDVKDVVLLDVTPLSLGIETLGGVSTKLIDRNTTIPTEKSQVFSTAADNQTAVDIHVLQGERQMAADNKSLGNFQLTDIPPAPRGIPQIEVTFKIDRNGIVNVSAKDKATGKSQEITIQSSSGLSDDEIDQMVRDAETHAEEDKKRKEQVEIRNKADQLIFTTEKTLKDLGDKVEAADKEKAEKAKEELKKALEGDDMEAIKQASEELEKEVQQLSVKLYQQEAAQTQGQAERSGADKEDVVDADYEVVDEDEKKGEK, encoded by the coding sequence ATGGGTAAAGTGATTGGAATTGATTTGGGAACCACCAACTCCTGCGTGGCGTTTATGGAGGGAAGTGAACCGACGGTTATTCCCAATGCAGAAGGAGGCCGGACGACTCCGTCCGTTGTGGGTTTCTCCAAGACCGGTGAACGACTGGTTGGTGATGCCGCCAAACGGCAGGCGATCACCAACCCAGACCGTACGGTGAGCTCCATCAAGCGGCACATAGGGACCGCTTACAAAGAAAGAATCGGGGATAAAGCGTACACCCCTCAAGAAATTTCCGCTATGATCCTGCAAAAATTGAAAGCAGACGCGGAAAGCTATCTGGGCGAGACGGTTTCCCAAGCAGTCATCACCGTGCCTGCCTACTTTAACGACAGCCAGCGTCAGGCTACCAAAGATGCCGGTAAAATCGCTGGATTAGAAGTCCTTCGGATCATCAACGAACCGACGGCTGCCGCTCTTGCGTACGGGATCGACAAGAAAGACCAGGAGCAAACCATTCTCGTATTCGACCTGGGCGGGGGAACCTTCGACGTTTCCATCCTGGAACTGGGAGACGGCTTGTTTGAAGTGAAAGCCACCAGCGGCGACAATAAATTGGGCGGGGACGATTTCGACCAGGTGGTCATTGATTACCTCGTTCAGGAATTTAAAAAAGAACACGGCATCGATATTTCGCACGATAAGATGGCGATGCAGCGTCTGAAGGATGCCGCTGAAAAAGCAAAGAAAGATCTTTCCGGCGTCTTGACCACCGACATCCATCTTCCCTTCTTAACCGCGGATGCCACTGGGCCCAAGAACTTGGAGCTGACCTTGACCCGGGCCAAGTTTGAGGAGCTGACCGCCGAGTTGGTGGAACGGACGATGCGCCCCACACGACGTGCTCTGCAGGATGCCGGCATGCAGGCAGGTGACATTGATCGTGTCATCTTGGTGGGTGGATCCACCCGGATTCCGGCTGTTCAGGAAGCGATCAAGAAACTGACGGGTAAAGATCCAAGCAAAGGTGTCAATCCGGATGAAGTGGTGGCCATGGGTGCGGCCATCCAGGCAGGGGTTCTCTCCGAAGATGTGAAAGATGTGGTCCTTCTCGATGTGACCCCTCTTTCTCTGGGAATTGAAACCCTGGGTGGAGTCTCCACCAAGTTGATTGACCGCAATACCACCATCCCGACTGAGAAGTCCCAGGTATTCTCCACCGCCGCCGACAACCAAACAGCAGTGGACATCCACGTGCTGCAAGGGGAACGGCAAATGGCCGCCGACAACAAGAGCTTGGGGAACTTCCAACTGACGGATATTCCGCCGGCGCCTCGGGGGATTCCTCAGATTGAGGTGACCTTCAAAATCGACCGGAACGGGATCGTCAACGTGTCTGCAAAAGATAAGGCCACCGGTAAAAGCCAGGAGATTACCATTCAATCCTCCAGCGGTCTCTCCGATGATGAGATCGATCAAATGGTTCGGGATGCCGAAACCCATGCGGAAGAGGACAAGAAGAGGAAAGAACAGGTGGAAATCCGCAACAAGGCTGATCAATTGATCTTTACCACCGAAAAAACCCTGAAAGACTTGGGTGACAAAGTGGAAGCAGCCGATAAGGAGAAAGCGGAAAAGGCCAAGGAAGAGCTGAAAAAAGCACTGGAAGGCGACGACATGGAAGCGATCAAGCAAGCTTCCGAAGAGCTGGAAAAAGAAGTGCAACAGCTCTCTGTCAAACTGTATCAACAGGAAGCAGCCCAGACTCAAGGGCAAGCGGAGCGTTCAGGGGCGGATAAAGAGGACGTCGTTGACGCCGACTACGAAGTGGTGGACGAAGACGAGAAAAAAGGGGAGAAATAA
- the grpE gene encoding nucleotide exchange factor GrpE, which translates to MTAQDPNQGDYRPRTARELRKMKEAEERRKVEEEAAKAQEQGETAPLHSQEEVPTPPPQAPQAEAPGSVHANEVPGPVPATDPEELRQLREQTEALQKEAEENRQLTEELKKRMEEAQEQVLRARADLENFRRRSRKDREEAVKYAAVPMLESLLPVLDNLERALAAGGSNGDDSLHQGVEMVYRQLIQSLENHGLSVIEAKGLPFNPHEHNAVMEVEAEGVEAGTVVEELQKGYRYHDRVIRPSMVKVSS; encoded by the coding sequence ATGACTGCGCAAGACCCAAACCAAGGGGACTATCGTCCCCGTACAGCGCGTGAACTGCGTAAGATGAAAGAAGCGGAAGAAAGAAGAAAAGTGGAGGAAGAGGCGGCCAAAGCCCAGGAACAGGGCGAGACGGCTCCTTTACATAGCCAGGAAGAAGTGCCGACTCCCCCTCCCCAGGCTCCTCAGGCGGAGGCACCCGGCTCCGTCCACGCCAATGAGGTGCCTGGCCCGGTCCCGGCAACCGATCCGGAGGAGCTTCGACAATTGCGGGAACAGACAGAAGCGCTGCAAAAAGAAGCGGAAGAGAACCGGCAGTTGACGGAAGAGCTGAAGAAACGGATGGAGGAAGCCCAGGAGCAGGTGCTGCGGGCTCGTGCCGATTTGGAAAATTTCCGTCGACGCAGTCGCAAGGACCGGGAAGAGGCTGTGAAGTATGCAGCTGTACCGATGCTTGAATCATTGCTGCCCGTACTGGACAATTTGGAACGAGCATTGGCAGCCGGCGGATCCAATGGGGACGACAGTCTGCACCAGGGAGTGGAAATGGTGTACCGGCAGTTGATTCAATCCCTGGAAAACCACGGATTATCCGTCATTGAAGCAAAAGGGCTCCCTTTCAACCCCCACGAACACAACGCGGTGATGGAAGTGGAAGCGGAGGGAGTGGAAGCAGGAACAGTCGTCGAAGAGTTGCAAAAGGGATATCGGTACCATGATCGGGTGATCCGGCCTTCCATGGTGAAGGTCAGCTCCTGA
- a CDS encoding TCP-1/cpn60 chaperonin family protein, whose translation MDSGDRHKVPPINDGPKTGALRSNAEVVQRMASAVAGTLGPKGLDTMLVDDRGNVIVTNDGVTILNMMDAQHPAARMIANISKAQQDEVGDGTTTATLLAAALVEEGEKQVSRGVPVAKVIAGIRKGVRFALERMQEMANPIWDMEDEWLQRIAYTAGREQEDITELVMEAAVMVGREKLLEKHFKLSESVVAHPRAESSIFAGLLTQRGRVNRTRPPVDGPVRVLVVADDLKPEPVDEESLRTEAGFTKQEKLKQEFEATVLALVEQVVDLIVVQGEVDPQAEELLTDADRMVVQGVDEREILRIAEHTGARPIKRTGLKKTPEELNEVLGLCEEAEDDPILKRIRILGGQGKPVATILVAAPTEELVDERERITKDAAAAVQAAIRGGFLPGGGAAELALAREVEKYRDTVQGTEAFGVAALAEALHRPMAQVVDNAGFNPLEKVEEVKALQWKRQSASLGIDCDRGAVCDMVDMGVVDPLPVKYHALQAASEVSTAILRIHTVVRMKKAD comes from the coding sequence ATGGATAGCGGGGATCGACACAAAGTCCCACCCATCAATGACGGACCGAAGACAGGTGCACTTCGGTCCAACGCGGAAGTAGTGCAGCGGATGGCTTCTGCGGTGGCCGGTACTTTAGGTCCAAAAGGGCTGGATACAATGTTGGTGGATGACAGGGGAAACGTCATCGTCACCAATGATGGTGTTACTATTTTAAATATGATGGATGCACAACATCCGGCGGCACGCATGATCGCCAACATCTCCAAAGCTCAGCAGGATGAAGTGGGTGACGGAACCACGACAGCCACTTTGTTGGCCGCTGCTCTGGTTGAAGAAGGGGAGAAGCAGGTCAGCCGGGGTGTCCCAGTGGCAAAGGTCATTGCCGGGATTCGCAAAGGCGTGCGATTCGCTTTGGAGCGGATGCAGGAGATGGCCAATCCAATCTGGGATATGGAAGATGAATGGTTGCAGCGGATCGCTTACACCGCCGGTCGGGAGCAGGAAGATATCACGGAATTGGTGATGGAAGCGGCGGTGATGGTGGGGCGGGAAAAGCTTTTAGAGAAACACTTTAAGCTATCTGAATCGGTTGTGGCCCATCCCCGGGCGGAAAGCAGCATCTTCGCCGGTTTATTGACCCAGCGGGGGCGTGTCAACCGTACCAGGCCGCCAGTGGATGGCCCGGTTCGGGTTTTGGTCGTGGCGGATGATCTAAAGCCCGAACCGGTGGACGAGGAATCCCTAAGAACGGAAGCGGGCTTTACCAAACAGGAAAAACTGAAACAGGAGTTTGAAGCGACGGTCCTCGCTCTGGTGGAACAGGTTGTCGACTTGATTGTGGTGCAGGGGGAGGTGGATCCCCAGGCGGAAGAGCTGTTGACCGACGCCGACCGCATGGTCGTCCAGGGTGTGGATGAACGGGAGATTTTACGGATCGCGGAACACACGGGTGCCCGCCCCATTAAGCGGACCGGTTTGAAAAAGACACCGGAAGAACTAAACGAGGTGCTCGGCCTATGCGAAGAGGCGGAGGATGATCCTATTCTGAAACGGATTCGCATTCTCGGCGGTCAAGGGAAACCGGTTGCCACGATCTTGGTTGCCGCTCCCACGGAAGAACTGGTGGATGAACGGGAGCGGATCACCAAGGATGCAGCCGCTGCTGTGCAAGCGGCGATCCGGGGCGGATTCTTACCCGGCGGCGGTGCAGCTGAACTGGCATTGGCCCGGGAAGTGGAGAAATACCGGGACACCGTTCAAGGGACGGAAGCGTTCGGAGTGGCTGCTTTAGCCGAAGCCCTGCATCGTCCCATGGCTCAGGTCGTGGACAACGCCGGCTTCAACCCGTTGGAAAAGGTGGAAGAGGTAAAAGCACTTCAGTGGAAGCGCCAGTCCGCATCCTTAGGGATCGACTGTGACCGCGGAGCTGTCTGCGATATGGTGGACATGGGGGTTGTGGACCCTCTTCCGGTGAAATACCATGCGCTTCAGGCCGCGAGTGAAGTGAGTACTGCCATTCTTCGGATCCATACAGTGGTTCGGATGAAAAAAGCCGATTGA